The Peptacetobacter hiranonis DNA window CCCAAATTATTTTTAAGTATGTTCTCTGCTTTCTTAGTGTTACCTTCTTCGAGGTATTTTCTTCTAAGTGCGAAAAATCTATTTCGATTAACATTTTTATTATTCAATCTTTCGGTTTCTTTACTTAAATAATAATTCAATTTTTCTCCATACAGATTTCCATTTGATGTTGCAAGCAAGTATCTATATCCTTTATCTATTCCTATAATATTTTCGTTGGTATTTTCCTTTGATTCCACTTCTAATGGAATATTTATTCTCAATACATTATCTATAATTTTGATTTTAAGTATTTTGTTGTATTCATTTGAATCCCTTAATTTAATCGGTACTCTTTTTCTTGTTTCCATTGAAGATATATAAATATAATTTTCATTTGTGTTATTTTTTGAATATCTATACAAACCTGTGTCTATTGAAAAAGAATTTATTTTATTCGTATATGGTACTTTTCCTTTATATCTCCTAGTGTATCTTTTTATCAAGTTATTCAAATATTTAATATTTAAGTTTTTTCCTTCAAATTTTTTAGGAATATCAAAGTTTATATTGTTTAATACGTTATAATAAAGCTTATTTGCTGATAGTATATAATTTATATAATATCTGTCATCAGTAGATAAATGTTCGTTATTATAAGCAGCAGTCCTAATTTCATTTTTTGTATTAGACCAACCAGATTTTATATTTCCAATTGCATCCTGTAATGCTAATTTCCAATATCTAGCTGGTAAATCCCACTGTTCATAAAACTTTGTACTTACCCATTCATCTCTGATTTTTCGAGGTTTTTCAATGATTAAAAGACTTTTTATTCCATTATATCTTGAATATACATAGTTTTTAACATTTTTGTATTCTCTTCCTATTTTTAATAACTCTTCGACCTCATAATCATCAAGTTCATAGGAGTATTGTTTTACAGTTTTAGTTATTGTCTTTCCCATTTACCTCACCTCGATTCTATAACAAATCTATCTTTCTAATTATATTATATACAAATCGAA harbors:
- a CDS encoding RNA-guided endonuclease TnpB family protein, which codes for MGKTITKTVKQYSYELDDYEVEELLKIGREYKNVKNYVYSRYNGIKSLLIIEKPRKIRDEWVSTKFYEQWDLPARYWKLALQDAIGNIKSGWSNTKNEIRTAAYNNEHLSTDDRYYINYILSANKLYYNVLNNINFDIPKKFEGKNLNIKYLNNLIKRYTRRYKGKVPYTNKINSFSIDTGLYRYSKNNTNENYIYISSMETRKRVPIKLRDSNEYNKILKIKIIDNVLRINIPLEVESKENTNENIIGIDKGYRYLLATSNGNLYGEKLNYYLSKETERLNNKNVNRNRFFALRRKYLEEGNTKKAENILKNNLGKKKYRKNKNKHDEKVKSYINKNINEFIKSEKPKEVVMENLDFVNWDDRYPKSVKRKLSRWIKGYIRDRLEYKFKLSSIEFTYINPAYTSQICSKCGRFGIRNGDSFVCDNCGEIHVDINASKNILERKYDKKIKMFTSYKKVKEILESRIADTK